From one Streptomyces spiramyceticus genomic stretch:
- a CDS encoding CpaF family protein, which produces MSLRARITAPDEHVGGREDGHLVATYRTKLLEEIDLAEMSSLAAGERRARLERVLAHIISREGPVLSTAERSQLIRRVVDEALGLGVLEPLLEDASITEIMVNGPDSIFVERAGRVEQLPMRFASNEQLMQTIERIVSTVNRRVDESNPMVDARLPSGERVNVIIPPLSLTGPTLTIRRFPRAYRLQELISLGTLDEQMLMLLSALVRARFNVIVSGGTGSGKTTLLNALSGLIPDHERIITVEDAAELQLQQAHVIRLETRPPNVEGKGQITIRDLVRNSLRMRPDRIIVGEVRGGETLDMLQAMSTGHDGSLATVHSNSAEDALMRLQTLGSMSEVEIPFEALKDQINSAIDVIVQLSRMADGSRKISEIAILVSHGREQFQIATVSRFLAQPMSADRIVHGRFEHLALPRRIADRLHLANESIPPAFGVTEDRDPFYTREAL; this is translated from the coding sequence ATGAGTCTGCGGGCACGCATCACCGCCCCCGACGAGCACGTGGGCGGACGGGAGGACGGCCACCTGGTCGCCACCTACCGGACCAAGCTGCTCGAGGAGATCGACCTCGCGGAGATGTCCTCGCTCGCGGCGGGGGAGCGGCGGGCCCGGCTGGAGCGCGTACTTGCCCACATCATCAGCCGAGAGGGCCCGGTCCTCTCCACTGCCGAGCGCTCCCAGCTCATCCGCCGTGTAGTCGACGAAGCGCTCGGACTCGGCGTACTCGAACCGCTCCTCGAAGACGCCTCCATCACCGAAATCATGGTGAACGGCCCCGACTCGATCTTCGTCGAGCGAGCCGGCCGGGTCGAGCAGCTCCCGATGCGATTCGCGTCCAACGAGCAGCTCATGCAGACCATCGAGCGCATCGTCTCGACCGTCAACCGCCGCGTCGACGAGTCGAATCCGATGGTCGACGCCCGTCTGCCGTCCGGCGAGCGCGTCAACGTCATCATCCCGCCGTTGTCCCTGACCGGCCCCACGCTCACGATCCGCCGGTTCCCGCGTGCTTACCGGCTCCAGGAACTGATCAGCCTCGGGACGCTCGACGAGCAGATGCTGATGCTGCTGTCGGCGCTTGTGCGGGCCCGCTTCAACGTCATCGTCTCCGGCGGTACCGGCTCCGGCAAGACCACGCTCCTGAACGCCCTGTCCGGCCTCATCCCGGACCACGAGCGCATCATCACCGTCGAGGACGCCGCTGAACTCCAGCTCCAGCAGGCCCACGTGATCCGGCTGGAGACCCGGCCGCCCAATGTCGAGGGCAAGGGCCAGATCACCATCCGGGATCTCGTACGCAACTCCCTGCGTATGCGCCCCGACCGCATCATCGTCGGCGAGGTCCGCGGCGGCGAGACGCTTGACATGCTCCAGGCAATGTCGACCGGCCACGACGGCTCCCTCGCCACTGTCCACTCCAACAGCGCCGAGGACGCGCTGATGCGCCTGCAGACCCTCGGCTCCATGTCGGAGGTCGAGATCCCCTTCGAGGCGCTCAAGGACCAGATCAACAGTGCCATCGACGTCATCGTCCAGCTGTCCCGGATGGCCGACGGCTCCCGCAAGATCAGCGAGATCGCGATTCTGGTGTCCCACGGCCGCGAACAGTTCCAGATCGCCACCGTCTCGCGCTTCCTCGCCCAGCCGATGAGCGCGGACCGCATCGTCCACGGCCGGTTCGAACACCTCGCACTGCCCCGCCGCATCGCGGACCGGCTCCACCTCGCGAA